In the genome of Gemmatimonadota bacterium, one region contains:
- a CDS encoding DUF1207 domain-containing protein, giving the protein MVFISNILRRFPWFAGMGLLYLAVSPAFDVADASGGTWRFAAPQQRLFRPLLADPTEARLAVSSNLDDRLNGDIGGSWEAADYAWDADSGLRLRTGIHAGVFSKLRRSGTTFPLETADYLIGFHADLGNDRITGRFEYAHVSAHLADGYDGPEKSMTYSREYFTLYGAREMRFAPGSAIGSAIGSARVYSSLRWSNHAIPDVRRWRVQGGAELIFRPLTGEGGATRAYLACDVRLFRDGDISINRTAHAGLLFHNEASRGLRLAFVYYGGRSEHGQFHRLEDDYAGIGLFFDL; this is encoded by the coding sequence ATGGTGTTTATATCCAATATCCTGCGAAGGTTCCCGTGGTTCGCCGGCATGGGCCTTCTGTATCTTGCCGTCAGCCCGGCCTTTGACGTAGCGGATGCATCCGGCGGGACCTGGCGCTTCGCCGCCCCGCAGCAGCGGCTGTTCCGCCCGCTGCTGGCCGACCCGACCGAGGCGCGGCTGGCGGTATCGTCCAACCTGGACGACCGGCTGAACGGCGACATCGGCGGTTCCTGGGAGGCCGCCGACTATGCGTGGGACGCGGACAGCGGGCTGCGGCTTCGGACCGGGATCCATGCCGGCGTCTTCTCGAAACTGCGCCGGTCGGGAACGACCTTCCCCCTCGAGACCGCCGACTACCTGATCGGTTTCCACGCGGACCTGGGCAACGACCGGATCACCGGGCGGTTCGAATACGCCCACGTGAGCGCCCACCTGGCCGACGGGTACGACGGTCCGGAAAAGTCCATGACCTACAGCCGGGAGTATTTCACGCTGTACGGCGCCCGCGAGATGCGTTTTGCGCCAGGGTCCGCCATCGGTTCCGCGATCGGCTCCGCCCGCGTCTACAGCAGCCTGCGGTGGTCGAACCACGCCATCCCGGACGTGCGGCGATGGCGGGTCCAGGGCGGCGCCGAACTAATCTTCCGGCCCCTCACGGGCGAAGGCGGCGCAACCCGGGCCTACCTAGCCTGCGACGTGCGACTGTTCCGGGACGGGGACATCTCCATCAACCGCACGGCCCACGCGGGCCTGCTGTTTCACAACGAGGCTTCACGGGGCCTTCGTCTCGCCTTCGTATACTACGGAGGCCGCAGCGAACACGGACAGTTTCATCGCCTGGAGGACGACTACGCGGGGATCGGGCTGTTCTTCGATCTGTGA
- a CDS encoding threonine synthase: MNFLIHLECSDCGKRLPADRLRNLCPDCGRPLLARYDTEVAGKALTPDILAMREPTLWRYREMLPVQDESAIVTLGEGGTPLMHARRLGERLGMDGLYIKDESVNPTGSFKARGLAMAVSRALELGAASLAIPSAGNAAGALSAYGARAGIPVHVFMPRDTPRPFIVECRAHGASVELVDGLITDCGKLVSARKDAEGWFDVSTLKEPYRVEGKKTMGYELAEQCGWVLPDAILYPAGGGTGLIGMWKAFSEMEALGWIGPERPRMVAVQASGCQPIVRAWEQQWPDAPEWENARTLASGLRVPAAVGDKLMLAAIRESGGDAVAVPDGDMVRGVREIGACEGIFAAPEGGAVLAGLRKLIALGRIDRSDRVVLFNTGSGHKYVDNLDALHGDQDA; this comes from the coding sequence ATGAACTTCCTCATCCACCTGGAATGCAGCGATTGCGGCAAGCGACTGCCTGCGGACCGGTTGCGAAATCTGTGCCCCGACTGCGGGCGGCCGCTGCTCGCCCGGTACGACACCGAAGTAGCAGGCAAGGCATTGACCCCGGACATCCTGGCGATGCGCGAACCGACCCTGTGGCGTTACCGCGAGATGCTCCCCGTGCAAGACGAATCGGCCATCGTCACCCTGGGCGAGGGCGGCACGCCCCTGATGCATGCCCGGCGCCTGGGTGAACGGCTGGGCATGGACGGGCTTTACATCAAGGACGAATCCGTCAATCCCACCGGCTCGTTCAAGGCCCGGGGCCTGGCCATGGCGGTGTCCCGCGCCCTGGAACTGGGGGCGGCATCCCTGGCCATACCCTCCGCCGGCAACGCGGCGGGCGCGCTGTCGGCCTACGGCGCCAGGGCGGGCATCCCCGTGCACGTGTTCATGCCCCGGGACACGCCCCGGCCCTTCATCGTGGAGTGCCGGGCCCACGGCGCGTCGGTGGAACTCGTAGACGGCCTGATCACGGATTGCGGCAAGCTTGTGTCCGCACGGAAAGACGCGGAAGGCTGGTTCGACGTCTCCACCCTGAAGGAGCCCTACCGCGTGGAGGGCAAGAAGACCATGGGGTACGAACTGGCCGAACAGTGCGGATGGGTCCTGCCGGACGCGATCCTCTACCCCGCGGGGGGAGGGACCGGACTGATCGGCATGTGGAAGGCCTTCTCCGAGATGGAAGCCCTCGGGTGGATCGGGCCGGAGCGGCCCCGCATGGTCGCGGTGCAGGCCTCAGGATGCCAGCCCATCGTCCGGGCCTGGGAACAGCAGTGGCCGGACGCCCCGGAGTGGGAGAACGCCCGCACGCTCGCCAGCGGGCTGCGCGTGCCCGCCGCCGTGGGGGACAAATTGATGCTGGCCGCAATCCGGGAGAGCGGAGGAGACGCGGTGGCCGTTCCCGACGGCGACATGGTGCGCGGCGTGCGGGAGATCGGGGCCTGCGAGGGCATCTTCGCGGCGCCCGAAGGCGGCGCAGTGCTGGCCGGACTGCGAAAGTTGATCGCGCTGGGACGCATCGACCGGTCCGACCGGGTGGTGCTTTTCAATACGGGCAGCGGGCACAAGTACGTGGACAACCTGGATGCGTTGCACGGCGACCAGGACGCCTGA
- a CDS encoding asparagine synthetase B — MRRLIFLFALLLLLPTPAGAQKMLIFMDLEQQDHLKAYGIAFQALEQGYTVEWLLNYRGGSFVMDPTADRVRSCHLRGVSFQVIDGAELVRIYAEIEENNMDRVLLEKAPEIAVYTRPDQRPWDDAVTLALEYAEVPYGKIFDQEVLDGTLKQYDWLHLHHEDFTGQYSKFYSYHRTPWYQQQQATDEALARSLGYPSVAEAKKAVAQGIKSYVGNGGFVFAMCAATETLEIALASAQTDIVAPEYDHTPVDPEAQSRLDFGKTFAFENFTLQLNPLVGSFSNIDVNQVNAGKVLTGPFTLFDFSAKYDPVPTMLTQNHVNYIAGFYGLSTSFHRDVLKRTVVVLAEEAGTDHVKYLHGNYGMGTFTFYGGHDPEDEEHLVGDPPTNLALHKNSPGYRLILNNVLFPAAKKKKRKT, encoded by the coding sequence ATGCGTCGTCTTATCTTCCTGTTCGCACTGCTCTTACTACTGCCGACCCCCGCTGGCGCCCAGAAGATGCTCATCTTCATGGACCTGGAACAGCAGGACCATCTCAAGGCCTACGGCATCGCCTTTCAGGCTCTGGAGCAGGGCTATACCGTCGAATGGCTGCTGAACTACCGCGGCGGGTCCTTCGTCATGGACCCCACGGCCGACCGCGTGCGGTCCTGCCACCTGCGGGGCGTGAGCTTCCAGGTGATCGACGGCGCGGAACTGGTCCGGATCTACGCCGAAATCGAGGAAAACAACATGGACCGGGTGCTGCTCGAAAAAGCGCCCGAAATCGCTGTATACACCCGGCCCGACCAGCGGCCGTGGGACGATGCCGTGACCCTGGCGCTGGAATACGCCGAGGTGCCCTACGGCAAGATCTTCGACCAGGAGGTGCTGGACGGAACGCTAAAGCAATACGACTGGCTGCACCTGCACCACGAGGATTTCACCGGGCAGTACAGCAAGTTCTACAGCTATCACCGCACGCCATGGTACCAGCAGCAGCAGGCCACCGACGAGGCCCTGGCGCGGAGCCTCGGGTATCCCTCGGTCGCGGAGGCCAAGAAGGCCGTGGCACAGGGCATCAAGTCCTACGTGGGGAACGGCGGTTTTGTTTTCGCCATGTGCGCGGCGACGGAAACCCTGGAGATCGCGTTGGCCTCGGCCCAAACCGACATCGTGGCGCCGGAGTACGACCACACTCCCGTCGATCCGGAAGCCCAGTCCAGGCTGGACTTCGGCAAGACCTTCGCCTTCGAGAACTTCACGCTGCAGCTGAACCCGCTCGTCGGTTCCTTTTCCAACATCGACGTGAACCAGGTCAACGCCGGAAAAGTACTGACCGGACCCTTCACCCTCTTCGATTTCTCGGCCAAGTACGACCCGGTGCCCACCATGCTCACGCAGAACCACGTAAACTACATCGCCGGCTTCTACGGCCTGTCCACTTCCTTCCACCGCGACGTGCTCAAGCGCACCGTGGTCGTCCTCGCCGAAGAAGCCGGGACCGACCACGTCAAGTACCTCCACGGCAACTACGGGATGGGGACGTTCACCTTCTACGGGGGGCACGATCCGGAGGACGAGGAGCACCTGGTGGGCGATCCGCCGACCAATCTCGCCCTCCACAAGAACTCCCCCGGTTACCGGCTCATCCTGAACAACGTCCTCTTTCCCGCGGCCAAGAAGAAGAAGCGCAAGACCTGA